A single window of Syntrophus aciditrophicus SB DNA harbors:
- a CDS encoding aldehyde ferredoxin oxidoreductase N-terminal domain-containing protein, with amino-acid sequence MRYGETGYYLEIDLSTGNIERVQSDPKTAENFFGGVGSSLKIFWDRTTPETKAFDPENLLIFTNGLLSGTPIFGANRTFVVTISPVSNLICYPTAGGFFAPELKYAGYDKIIFRNKSPELVYIWINNDKVEIRDASHLAGKGAREVQELLKEELNDPKIQVAAIGPAAENGVLFASIEMDKGSASRLGGGAVMGDKKIKAIAVRGTKEVNLADGPAFIKHLEEARTYIIHRNANPLSHRHVEAIHDSLGSPQLMRDAEDKWHTQNFAWGNARYRRKDFWTDEIEESWEKSQEESVRRMISCFNCPSQCGALIMRKDGAPYMAKCFSKISYLFGSGIDDLEWSWKFIERTFDYGLDSYSTPQVMAFAVELRKDGILTEEDFAGTDDYPPCPPPEDKSGVFYWLLDRLVKGEGIGKILGLGTKQASEKIGKGAEAYAHNLIKGVEQMNIKLGMLDPLYFLMFATSEKQSITSIEGNWPQAAFRKYEDREEWIRDWPHVPFERFKQYILDWEPKGDKNAAPYYPTPPIASEIVDWMEENHVNDDSLGFCSGMSGFCFKPPFHCHNYYKFVNAATGLNLDEFEHRRVAHRIRNLHRAFNMRRGMTRADDNPPADHWKFRFPELEEELLTTYYHFKGWTDEGVPTRVRLEELDLGYVADELEEKGILKKVPPPTEEELEEYRKERMYKWGY; translated from the coding sequence ATGCGATACGGAGAGACAGGATATTACCTGGAAATTGACTTATCAACCGGGAATATTGAACGGGTGCAGTCGGACCCGAAAACGGCTGAAAACTTTTTTGGTGGGGTGGGGAGCAGCCTCAAGATTTTCTGGGACAGGACCACGCCCGAGACCAAGGCATTTGATCCGGAAAATCTGCTGATATTCACTAATGGTCTTTTGAGTGGTACGCCGATTTTCGGAGCAAATCGCACCTTTGTGGTTACCATTTCCCCAGTGTCCAACCTGATCTGCTATCCTACCGCAGGAGGGTTTTTCGCACCGGAACTGAAGTACGCCGGATACGACAAAATCATCTTCAGGAACAAGTCACCCGAGTTGGTATATATCTGGATCAACAATGACAAGGTCGAAATAAGGGATGCATCGCATCTGGCGGGAAAGGGCGCCCGTGAAGTTCAGGAACTTCTTAAGGAAGAACTGAACGATCCGAAGATCCAGGTTGCCGCTATCGGTCCTGCAGCGGAAAACGGGGTTCTTTTTGCCAGCATCGAGATGGACAAGGGGAGCGCAAGCAGACTCGGAGGCGGCGCCGTCATGGGCGACAAGAAAATCAAGGCCATTGCGGTTCGGGGAACAAAGGAAGTTAATCTTGCCGACGGACCTGCCTTTATCAAGCACCTCGAGGAGGCGCGAACCTACATCATTCACCGCAACGCTAATCCCCTGTCGCACAGACATGTCGAGGCCATTCATGACAGTCTCGGGTCGCCGCAACTGATGAGAGATGCGGAAGATAAGTGGCATACGCAGAATTTCGCCTGGGGGAATGCCCGCTACCGAAGAAAAGACTTCTGGACCGATGAAATTGAAGAAAGTTGGGAAAAGAGCCAGGAGGAGTCTGTGCGGCGGATGATAAGCTGCTTCAACTGTCCGTCGCAATGCGGGGCATTGATTATGCGCAAGGACGGAGCCCCCTATATGGCGAAATGCTTTTCAAAAATTTCCTATCTCTTTGGATCGGGCATAGATGACCTGGAATGGAGCTGGAAATTCATCGAGCGTACCTTTGATTACGGTTTGGATTCCTACTCAACTCCTCAGGTGATGGCCTTTGCCGTGGAACTGAGAAAGGACGGGATTCTGACGGAGGAAGATTTTGCTGGAACGGATGACTATCCTCCCTGTCCGCCCCCGGAGGATAAAAGTGGGGTCTTCTACTGGCTGCTTGACCGGCTTGTCAAGGGTGAGGGAATTGGCAAAATTCTGGGCCTGGGCACCAAGCAGGCAAGCGAGAAAATCGGTAAGGGTGCGGAGGCTTATGCGCACAACCTCATCAAGGGTGTGGAGCAGATGAACATCAAACTGGGAATGCTGGATCCCCTCTATTTTCTTATGTTTGCCACGAGCGAAAAGCAGAGTATCACCTCGATCGAAGGAAACTGGCCCCAGGCCGCCTTCCGCAAATATGAAGATCGGGAAGAGTGGATCAGGGACTGGCCTCACGTTCCCTTTGAACGATTCAAACAATATATTCTGGACTGGGAACCCAAAGGCGACAAGAACGCGGCACCCTATTATCCGACTCCGCCCATCGCTTCGGAGATTGTGGATTGGATGGAGGAGAACCACGTCAACGATGACTCCCTGGGATTCTGTTCCGGCATGTCGGGGTTCTGCTTCAAGCCGCCCTTTCATTGCCACAATTACTATAAGTTCGTGAATGCCGCAACAGGACTGAATCTGGATGAATTTGAGCACAGGAGGGTGGCTCACCGGATTCGTAATCTGCATCGGGCCTTCAACATGAGAAGGGGCATGACTCGGGCCGATGACAATCCGCCTGCAGATCATTGGAAGTTCCGTTTTCCGGAGCTCGAGGAAGAACTCCTGACCACTTATTACCATTTCAAGGGGTGGACCGACGAGGGTGTTCCCACTCGCGTTCGCCTGGAAGAGCTGGATCTCGGGTATGTCGCGGACGAATTGGAAGAGAAAGGAATATTGAAGAAGGTTCCCCCCCCGACCGAGGAAGAGCTTGAAGAGTATAGGAAAGAACGTATGTATAAGTGGGGATATTGA
- a CDS encoding hydrogenase iron-sulfur subunit codes for MTTGLEFKPKILGFVCQWUGYGAADLAGVSRLQYATDIRLIRVMCSGRVDLTHIFRAFSKGADGVFVIGCHLGECNYITHGNYHALSTVLIAGKMLEHIGLNPERLRIEFISAGEGIRFAETMNDIEKNVKAMGPLGVAEGIANDTLAAGLEAATRLIPSIRLVERERLRLSPDLKTREDVEAFFNSDEVNRIFEDLIGDKLTISEIMSLLRQQPLSTGEIAQRLGLTPSAVSRHMNTSSKHGLVRYDVEQKRYALA; via the coding sequence ATGACGACAGGACTGGAATTTAAACCCAAGATACTTGGTTTCGTCTGCCAGTGGTGAGGATACGGCGCAGCTGACCTGGCTGGAGTTTCCAGACTGCAATATGCGACCGATATCCGGCTCATCCGGGTCATGTGTTCCGGGAGAGTCGATTTAACCCATATATTCAGGGCTTTCTCGAAGGGGGCGGACGGGGTGTTCGTTATCGGTTGTCACCTGGGGGAATGCAACTACATCACGCATGGGAATTACCATGCCCTGAGCACGGTTCTCATTGCCGGAAAAATGCTGGAGCACATCGGATTGAACCCCGAAAGGCTGAGGATCGAGTTCATCTCCGCCGGCGAGGGGATCCGGTTTGCCGAAACCATGAACGACATCGAGAAGAATGTGAAAGCGATGGGGCCGCTCGGCGTCGCGGAAGGGATCGCGAACGATACGCTGGCCGCCGGACTTGAAGCGGCGACGCGATTGATCCCCTCCATCCGGCTGGTGGAAAGGGAACGGTTGAGATTGTCTCCGGACCTGAAAACGAGAGAAGATGTGGAAGCCTTTTTCAACAGCGACGAGGTGAACCGGATCTTCGAAGACCTGATCGGCGACAAGCTGACGATCAGCGAGATTATGTCCCTCCTGCGGCAGCAGCCTCTTTCCACGGGAGAGATCGCACAACGGTTGGGCCTGACGCCGTCAGCCGTGTCACGGCATATGAATACGTCATCGAAGCACGGTCTGGTCCGGTACGATGTAGAACAGAAGCGTTACGCCCTGGCTTGA
- a CDS encoding 2Fe-2S iron-sulfur cluster-binding protein: MSEILLQIDGKEVRAEKGMTILEAAKSAGIFIPTLCHHEKLEPFGACRLCIVELESRGSSRLVVSCVYPVENNLVVRTRSEKIDRIRKMILELLLAHAPDSFVLEELAREYGADRNRFEKEASFCIHCGLCVRYCAEVKKKNAIGFVDRGIRKEISFIPEIAAKECMACKECFPLCPTEALQAAFVLTMGLVAP; the protein is encoded by the coding sequence ATGAGTGAAATCCTTTTACAGATAGACGGCAAAGAGGTTCGTGCCGAGAAGGGAATGACGATTCTGGAGGCGGCGAAAAGTGCGGGGATCTTCATTCCGACGCTGTGCCACCATGAGAAACTGGAGCCTTTCGGGGCCTGCCGCCTCTGCATTGTGGAACTGGAGAGCCGCGGTTCGTCGAGACTCGTGGTCTCCTGCGTATATCCGGTGGAAAATAATCTCGTTGTCAGGACCCGATCGGAGAAGATCGACCGGATCCGCAAGATGATTCTGGAACTCCTGCTGGCTCACGCGCCGGATTCCTTCGTCCTGGAGGAGCTGGCCAGAGAATACGGGGCGGACCGGAACCGTTTCGAAAAGGAAGCGTCCTTCTGCATCCATTGCGGCCTCTGTGTGCGGTACTGCGCCGAGGTCAAGAAGAAGAACGCCATCGGCTTCGTCGACCGGGGGATTCGGAAGGAGATCAGCTTTATTCCGGAGATCGCCGCGAAGGAATGCATGGCCTGCAAGGAATGCTTCCCTCTCTGTCCGACGGAGGCCCTCCAGGCGGCTTTCGTCCTGACGATGGGACTCGTGGCGCCCTGA
- a CDS encoding (Fe-S)-binding protein: protein METIAPFKEIITEIKAHGGDAFKRCFQCGLCDSVCPWNRVTTFSMRKLVREATFGLTDIESEEMWRCTTCGRCPQVCPRDVKQIESGVALRRIATEYGVFPHSVRPIKTIAGSLVGSGNPLNEERSKRADWARGLSVEPFSKEMEILYFPGCYPSYDPRMKRVAAATAKILNAAGVHFGILGDKEVCCGESIRKTGDEEVFQRLAKENIKAFIDAGVKRILVSSPHCYHTFKNEYPEFMVRFEVVHITQYLQELIDSGRLTLNGEFAKKVTWHDPCYLGRHNGIYDEPRNVLQAVPGLELMEMPENRVASLCCGGGGGRIWMETVKGERFCDLRIDQAVGVGAEVLVTACPYCITNFEDSRVTMGLDDKIEVKEISEVISELL from the coding sequence GTGGAGACTATAGCCCCCTTCAAGGAGATTATTACAGAGATAAAGGCGCATGGTGGAGACGCCTTCAAGAGATGCTTTCAATGCGGACTGTGCGACAGTGTCTGTCCCTGGAACCGGGTGACGACGTTCAGTATGCGCAAGCTGGTCCGGGAGGCGACATTCGGCCTGACGGACATTGAGAGTGAAGAGATGTGGCGTTGCACCACCTGCGGAAGATGTCCTCAGGTGTGTCCGCGGGACGTGAAACAGATTGAATCCGGGGTGGCCCTGCGGAGGATTGCCACGGAATACGGGGTATTTCCCCATTCCGTCCGTCCCATCAAGACGATAGCCGGCAGCCTCGTCGGCTCAGGCAACCCCTTGAATGAAGAACGGAGCAAGAGAGCGGACTGGGCCAGGGGTCTGTCCGTTGAACCCTTCAGTAAGGAGATGGAGATTCTCTATTTTCCGGGCTGCTATCCCAGCTATGACCCGAGGATGAAGAGGGTTGCCGCAGCCACGGCCAAGATCCTGAATGCGGCCGGGGTCCATTTCGGGATCCTGGGCGACAAGGAGGTCTGCTGTGGAGAGAGCATCCGCAAGACAGGCGACGAGGAGGTGTTCCAGCGCCTGGCGAAGGAGAACATCAAGGCCTTCATCGATGCCGGTGTGAAGAGGATTCTGGTTTCTTCGCCTCACTGCTACCATACCTTCAAGAACGAGTATCCCGAGTTCATGGTGCGCTTCGAGGTGGTGCACATCACCCAGTACCTGCAGGAACTCATCGATTCGGGCCGGCTGACGCTGAACGGGGAATTTGCGAAGAAGGTCACCTGGCATGACCCCTGTTACCTGGGGCGTCACAACGGCATTTATGACGAGCCCCGCAATGTGTTGCAGGCCGTTCCCGGTCTGGAGTTGATGGAGATGCCTGAAAACCGCGTTGCGAGCCTTTGCTGCGGCGGCGGTGGCGGCCGGATCTGGATGGAGACGGTCAAGGGAGAGCGCTTCTGCGATCTGCGGATCGATCAGGCCGTTGGCGTTGGAGCGGAAGTGCTGGTCACGGCCTGTCCGTACTGCATCACCAATTTCGAGGACAGCCGGGTCACCATGGGTCTGGACGACAAGATTGAAGTCAAAGAGATCTCGGAAGTGATTTCGGAATTGCTTTAG
- a CDS encoding NADH-ubiquinone oxidoreductase-F iron-sulfur binding region domain-containing protein — protein sequence MTRLNSPEELEGFRQEILSRRDPDKPCISICAGSGCVASGALEVIAAFKAEIEKQGLAATVDTKGTGCPGFCERGPVVVIYPEEICYLQVMPEDVPEIISQTVKEKKVVDRLLYVDPATGEKAVHEYDISFYRNQERNVICNNIKIDSKNIDDYLANGGYSALGEALGSMTPVEVLEEVKKANLRGRGGAGFPAGVKWEGSRNAPDPVKYVIVNADEGDPGAFMDRAVLEGNPHSVLEGLIIGGYAIGAQEGYIYVRHEYPLAVENITLAIQQAEACGLLGENIFGSGYNFRVFVNQGAGAFVCGESTALMTSIEGRAGEPRPKYVRSNVVGLWGHPTVLNNVETWANVPLIINKGADWFTSIGTESSKGTKIFSLVGKIANTGLVEVPMGISLRDIVFKIGGGIPGGKKFKAVQTGGPSGGCIPESLLDLPVGFDELTAAGSMMGSGGMIVMDEDTCMVDTARYFVKFLTDESCGKCVPCREGLRQMDNILTRITEGKGGEGDIELLEALAETAQEASLCALGKSAPNPFLSTLQYFRDEYEAHIKEKRCPALSCKELIAYVIDPEQCRACQLCVKKCPAGAIDGGKDLVSIIDQEKCTKCGTCFEVCPPRFNAVRKISGEPVPPPVSGEARKIVRGGKES from the coding sequence ATGACGCGATTAAATTCGCCTGAAGAATTAGAGGGCTTCAGGCAGGAAATACTATCCAGAAGAGATCCGGACAAACCCTGCATTTCCATCTGCGCCGGCTCCGGCTGCGTGGCTTCCGGCGCTCTGGAGGTCATTGCGGCCTTTAAGGCGGAGATTGAAAAGCAGGGCCTGGCGGCGACCGTGGATACCAAGGGGACGGGATGTCCGGGATTTTGTGAACGAGGGCCCGTGGTGGTGATCTATCCCGAGGAGATCTGCTACCTCCAGGTTATGCCCGAAGACGTTCCCGAGATCATCTCGCAGACCGTCAAAGAGAAGAAGGTCGTTGACCGCCTGCTCTACGTTGATCCCGCCACGGGAGAGAAAGCGGTTCATGAGTACGACATCTCCTTTTACCGGAATCAGGAACGGAATGTGATCTGCAACAACATAAAAATCGATTCCAAAAACATCGACGACTACCTGGCCAACGGAGGCTATTCCGCCCTGGGCGAGGCCCTGGGTTCGATGACTCCGGTGGAGGTCCTGGAGGAAGTCAAGAAGGCGAACCTCCGCGGAAGGGGAGGCGCCGGCTTTCCCGCGGGCGTGAAGTGGGAAGGTTCCCGCAATGCTCCCGATCCGGTGAAGTACGTCATCGTCAACGCCGACGAGGGCGACCCCGGGGCGTTTATGGATCGGGCGGTTCTTGAAGGCAACCCGCATTCCGTCCTCGAGGGGCTGATCATCGGCGGGTACGCCATCGGCGCTCAGGAGGGGTACATTTACGTCCGTCACGAATATCCCCTGGCGGTGGAGAATATCACCCTGGCGATTCAGCAGGCGGAAGCCTGTGGTCTGCTGGGAGAAAACATCTTTGGTTCCGGTTATAATTTCAGGGTGTTCGTGAACCAGGGGGCCGGGGCGTTTGTCTGCGGTGAATCGACGGCCCTGATGACCTCCATAGAGGGCCGGGCGGGAGAGCCCCGACCGAAGTATGTCCGCTCTAATGTGGTCGGCCTCTGGGGCCATCCCACCGTGCTGAACAACGTGGAGACCTGGGCGAATGTGCCGCTGATCATCAACAAGGGGGCCGACTGGTTTACCTCCATTGGAACGGAAAGCAGCAAGGGGACGAAGATCTTCTCTCTGGTGGGCAAGATCGCCAATACCGGGCTGGTGGAAGTGCCCATGGGGATATCGCTGCGGGACATCGTTTTCAAGATCGGCGGCGGCATTCCCGGCGGGAAGAAGTTCAAGGCGGTCCAGACCGGTGGGCCGTCGGGGGGATGCATCCCCGAGTCCCTGCTGGATCTGCCGGTCGGTTTTGACGAGCTGACCGCGGCGGGTTCCATGATGGGCTCCGGCGGAATGATTGTCATGGATGAAGATACCTGCATGGTGGATACGGCCCGGTACTTCGTCAAGTTTCTTACCGATGAATCGTGCGGCAAATGCGTTCCCTGCCGTGAGGGCTTAAGGCAGATGGACAACATCCTGACCCGCATCACCGAAGGGAAAGGCGGAGAGGGCGACATCGAACTTCTGGAGGCGCTGGCCGAGACTGCCCAGGAAGCCTCCCTGTGCGCCCTGGGCAAAAGCGCCCCCAATCCCTTTTTGAGCACGCTGCAGTACTTCCGGGATGAATACGAGGCTCACATTAAGGAGAAGAGATGTCCGGCGCTGTCCTGCAAGGAGCTGATCGCCTACGTCATCGATCCGGAACAGTGCCGGGCGTGTCAGCTGTGCGTCAAGAAGTGCCCTGCCGGGGCGATTGACGGCGGCAAAGACCTGGTCAGCATCATCGACCAGGAGAAATGCACGAAATGTGGGACCTGCTTTGAAGTATGTCCCCCCCGCTTCAACGCGGTAAGGAAGATTTCCGGCGAGCCGGTTCCGCCTCCAGTTTCCGGGGAAGCGAGAAAGATCGTCAGAGGGGGTAAAGAATCATGA
- a CDS encoding CoB--CoM heterodisulfide reductase iron-sulfur subunit A family protein — protein MEKEQIYKSFGEGGFGDVMVVGGGISGIQASLDLATAGFKVYLVEKGPSIGGHMAQLDKTFPTNDCSMUILSPKLAEVGRHPNIEILSYTDVDSIVGEAGDFTVTLIKKPRYIIEDKCTGCGTCTEYCPVQYPDRFNQDISYSKAVHVYFSQAFPLVAYIDESCLYLKEKKCTLCERVCQAGAIDFGQKPQKVEINVGAVILATGLEPYDPGANPEYHYGEFANVVTSMDFERLLSATGAYGGEILRASDLKHPHKIAWISCVGSRRVTEGENSYCSGVCCTYNQKQVILTKEHDATAECTIFHNDIRSFGKDFERFYQRTADLPGVRFIRSYVSIVREDPVTKNVTIRYSTPDEGVKEEDFEMVVLSVGLNPPEEAKAMAGKFGIDLNAHGFCLTDSTNPMETSQAGIFVSGGFLGPADIPDSVLTASAAGSQCGELLNYRRGKLSTARVYPPERDVSGEEPRIGVFVCHCGANIGRIVNVPEAVEYAQSLPNVVYAQEQLFSCATNSSREITDMIREKGLNRVVVAACSPRTLEPLFRDTVREGGLNQYYYEMANIREHNSWVHAKEKEDATQKAKDLIRMSVARARSLEPLPEYDLPVDNAALVVGGGIAGMTCALSIADQGHEVYLVEKEKELGGTARRIHYTLEGMDVQAYLNDLIGKVYRHPLVHVYTGATITEAGGYIGNFVTRVKSGRGTAEIRHGATVIAIGAEEYKPTEYLYGQDERVMTQLELEERIAKGDEKVLNAGGVVMIQCVGCRNEERNYCSKICCSHAVKNALKLKEKNPEMDVSILFRDMRTYGYAEDYYREASEKDVKFIRFEPEDAPQVEAVVEEGKPVLRVTVADPILGQRLALDADCLVLSAATIPSAATPDVASLFKVTLNPDGFFKEAHVKLRPVEFGTDGVYLCGMAQYPKHIPETISQAYGAAGRVLTLLSRDIVTASGAVARVDEEKCVSCGACITVCSYGAIDFYESPRGRRARVNPVLCKGDGVCNTVCPTSAVSLKHFTDEEILNQVEAAVQEEELLQLIDSAV, from the coding sequence ATGGAAAAAGAACAGATTTATAAAAGCTTCGGAGAAGGCGGCTTCGGAGACGTCATGGTCGTCGGCGGCGGGATCAGCGGTATTCAGGCCTCTCTCGACCTGGCCACGGCGGGCTTCAAGGTTTACCTGGTAGAGAAGGGACCCAGCATCGGCGGGCATATGGCCCAGTTGGACAAGACCTTTCCGACCAACGACTGCTCCATGTGAATTCTCTCACCGAAACTGGCCGAGGTCGGCCGGCATCCAAACATCGAGATCCTGAGCTATACCGATGTGGACAGTATAGTCGGGGAGGCGGGAGATTTCACGGTGACGCTGATTAAAAAGCCCAGATATATCATTGAAGACAAATGCACGGGTTGCGGTACGTGTACGGAATACTGCCCGGTGCAGTATCCGGACCGGTTTAATCAGGATATTTCATACAGCAAAGCCGTCCATGTCTATTTTTCGCAGGCGTTTCCTCTGGTGGCCTACATCGATGAGAGCTGCCTCTATCTTAAAGAGAAGAAATGCACCCTCTGCGAAAGAGTCTGTCAGGCCGGCGCCATTGATTTCGGCCAGAAGCCGCAGAAGGTGGAGATCAATGTGGGGGCGGTCATTCTGGCGACCGGACTGGAGCCCTATGACCCCGGAGCGAACCCGGAATATCATTACGGCGAATTCGCCAACGTGGTCACCAGCATGGATTTCGAGCGGCTTCTGTCCGCCACGGGGGCCTACGGCGGCGAGATCCTGCGTGCCTCCGATCTGAAGCACCCCCATAAAATCGCGTGGATTTCCTGCGTCGGTTCCCGCCGGGTGACCGAGGGCGAGAACAGCTATTGTTCAGGGGTCTGCTGCACCTATAACCAGAAGCAGGTGATCCTCACCAAGGAGCATGACGCCACCGCGGAATGCACGATCTTCCACAACGACATTCGTTCCTTCGGGAAGGATTTCGAGCGGTTCTACCAGAGAACGGCGGATCTTCCCGGGGTCCGTTTTATCCGCAGCTACGTGTCCATTGTTCGGGAGGACCCGGTCACGAAAAACGTCACGATCCGGTATTCCACACCCGATGAAGGGGTCAAGGAAGAGGATTTCGAGATGGTGGTTCTGTCCGTCGGCCTGAATCCTCCGGAGGAAGCGAAGGCGATGGCGGGCAAGTTCGGGATCGACCTCAACGCCCACGGATTCTGCCTGACCGATTCGACCAATCCCATGGAGACCAGCCAGGCCGGCATCTTTGTCAGCGGCGGATTCCTGGGGCCTGCCGATATCCCCGATTCGGTTTTGACGGCCAGCGCGGCCGGTTCGCAGTGCGGCGAACTGCTGAATTACCGGCGGGGAAAGCTGTCCACGGCGAGAGTTTATCCCCCGGAGAGGGATGTCTCCGGGGAAGAGCCGCGGATCGGCGTCTTTGTGTGCCACTGCGGGGCCAATATCGGAAGGATCGTCAACGTGCCGGAAGCGGTGGAGTACGCCCAGAGTCTGCCCAATGTGGTCTACGCCCAGGAGCAGCTTTTTTCCTGCGCCACGAATTCTTCCCGGGAAATCACGGACATGATTCGGGAGAAAGGGCTCAACCGCGTGGTGGTTGCCGCCTGCTCTCCCCGGACCCTGGAGCCCCTGTTTCGCGACACCGTCCGGGAAGGGGGTTTGAATCAATATTATTACGAGATGGCGAACATCCGGGAGCATAACTCCTGGGTTCACGCCAAGGAGAAGGAAGACGCCACGCAGAAGGCGAAGGATCTGATCCGGATGTCGGTGGCGCGCGCCCGCAGCCTGGAGCCATTGCCGGAGTATGATCTGCCCGTGGATAACGCGGCCCTGGTGGTCGGCGGCGGAATTGCCGGGATGACCTGCGCCCTTTCGATTGCGGACCAGGGGCATGAGGTCTACCTGGTGGAAAAGGAGAAGGAACTGGGGGGAACGGCAAGGCGGATCCATTACACCCTGGAAGGGATGGATGTTCAGGCCTACCTGAACGATCTGATCGGGAAAGTCTATCGTCATCCTCTGGTGCATGTGTATACGGGCGCGACCATCACGGAGGCCGGCGGGTATATCGGTAATTTCGTGACCAGGGTGAAATCGGGCAGAGGCACGGCGGAGATCCGTCATGGGGCGACGGTCATCGCCATCGGCGCCGAGGAATACAAGCCTACGGAATACCTCTATGGTCAGGATGAACGGGTCATGACCCAGCTGGAATTGGAGGAACGGATCGCGAAGGGCGACGAAAAGGTCCTTAACGCCGGCGGTGTCGTGATGATCCAGTGCGTGGGTTGCCGCAACGAGGAGAGAAATTACTGCAGCAAGATCTGCTGCAGCCATGCCGTCAAGAATGCCCTGAAACTGAAGGAGAAAAATCCGGAGATGGATGTTTCCATTCTCTTCCGGGATATGAGGACCTACGGTTATGCCGAGGATTATTACCGGGAGGCGTCGGAGAAGGATGTGAAGTTCATCCGCTTCGAGCCGGAGGATGCCCCGCAGGTGGAAGCCGTTGTGGAGGAAGGCAAACCCGTTCTGCGGGTGACGGTGGCCGATCCGATTCTCGGTCAGCGGCTGGCCCTGGATGCCGACTGCCTCGTTCTGTCCGCCGCGACGATTCCATCGGCGGCGACACCGGACGTCGCGAGCCTGTTCAAGGTCACGTTGAATCCGGACGGCTTTTTCAAGGAAGCCCACGTCAAGCTGCGGCCGGTGGAGTTCGGGACGGACGGCGTCTATCTCTGTGGCATGGCCCAGTATCCCAAGCATATCCCGGAAACGATCAGCCAGGCTTACGGTGCGGCCGGGCGGGTGCTGACGCTGCTGTCCCGGGATATCGTGACGGCATCGGGGGCCGTGGCCCGGGTGGACGAGGAGAAGTGCGTTTCCTGCGGGGCCTGCATCACGGTCTGTTCGTACGGGGCCATTGACTTTTACGAGTCGCCGCGGGGCAGAAGGGCGAGGGTGAATCCCGTTCTCTGCAAGGGCGACGGGGTCTGCAACACCGTGTGTCCGACCTCGGCGGTTTCCCTGAAGCACTTTACCGATGAAGAGATCCTGAACCAGGTCGAGGCCGCGGTTCAGGAGGAAGAACTACTGCAATTAATCGATTCGGCGGTCTGA
- a CDS encoding complex I 24 kDa subunit family protein, translated as MDNERIDQIIEKHHGASSALIQILLDIQEENHWLPKEALDRVSEKLQVPLTTVRHAATFYKVFSTVPKGRHQVHVCLGTACHVRGANRVLDTVEEMTGIKPGETDLDLKFSLETVNCLGCCALGPVMEIDGKVYGKATPSKTIDVLKKYE; from the coding sequence ATGGATAACGAGAGAATCGATCAGATTATCGAAAAGCATCATGGTGCCTCCAGTGCGCTCATTCAGATCCTGCTGGATATCCAGGAGGAGAATCACTGGCTTCCCAAGGAAGCGCTGGATCGGGTCAGTGAAAAGCTCCAGGTTCCGCTTACCACGGTGCGTCATGCCGCGACCTTTTATAAGGTCTTCAGCACGGTTCCCAAAGGTCGCCATCAGGTTCATGTCTGCCTGGGAACGGCCTGTCACGTCCGTGGAGCGAACCGTGTCCTGGACACCGTGGAAGAGATGACGGGCATCAAACCGGGGGAGACGGACCTGGATTTGAAGTTCAGTCTGGAAACGGTGAACTGTCTGGGCTGCTGCGCCCTGGGTCCCGTGATGGAAATCGACGGGAAGGTATACGGCAAGGCGACACCGAGCAAGACCATCGATGTGTTAAAAAAATACGAGTAG